CGTATCACCTCGCTGACCTCGGCCGGGAGGACGTGCTCGTGGTCGATCGGGGGCCGCTCCCCACCACGGGTGGCTCGTCGACCCACGCACCGGGGATCATGTTCCAGACCGACGAGCCGAAGGTGCTCTCGAAGTTCGCGACGTACAGCCGCCGGCTCTACACCTCGCTCGAACGCGACGAGGACGAACCGGTCTACAACGAGACGGGCGGAATCGAGGTCGCGCGAAGCGACGAGCGGATGGATTACCTCCAGCGGCGGGTCGAATGGGCCGAGTCGTGGGGCGTGCCGGACCCACAGCTCCTGAGCCCCGAGGAGGTGAGCGAGAAGCTGCCGCAGGTCGATCCCGACGCCATCGAGGGCGGGTACTACTCGCCGACCGACGGCCAGGCGTCGGGCGTCCGGGCGTGTGCGGCGCTCGCCGAGGAAGCCGAAGAAATGGGTGCAGAGTTCGTCGGCCACACCGGAGTCGAGGACGTCGAGACCGACGGCGACGGCGTTCGGGCGATCGTGACCGAGAACGGCCGGGTCGAGTGCGACGAAGTCGTGGTGGCGACCAACATCTGGGCACGCCAGTTGAGCGAGAAGCTCGACATCCACCTCCCGATCGCGCCCGTCGAACACCAGTACACGATCACGGAGCCGCTCGCCGAACTCGAAGGATCGAGACAGGACGTCACCGACGACCCGGTGTACGAGAACTACAAGTCCGTCTCCGGCGACAAGAGCGAAGTCCTTCTCCAGGATCCCGATCGACCGATTCTCCGGGATCAGGACAACGCGATGTACTTCCGGACCCACGGCGATCGGTACGGGATCGGATCGTACAACCACGAGTCGATCGTGCCCGATCCCGCCGATCTGGGCGGCAACGAGGAAGGTGGCCACCAGGCGTCGGTCCACGACTTCACCGAATACCACCTGAACAACGCGACCCACCCCGACCGACAGGAGAAAGCGCCGCGAACGGCGAGCGACGAACTCCTCCCCGCCACGGAGGGTGCGAACCTCGATCACAAGTACAACGGGATGTACTCCGCGTCGCCGAACGGGCTCCCGGTTCTCGGACCGGTCCAGAAGTGTGACGGACTCTGGACCGCCGCAGCGATTTGGATCACCCACGCCGGCGGCGCGGGCAAGGCGCTCGCCGAGTGGATGGAGACCGGCGTTCCCCGCCTCCCCGACGGCCCGATCGACCTCCGGAACTGCAACGTCAACCGCTTCGCCCCCCACGAGGGAAGCTGGGACTTCGCGAAGGACCTCGGCGGCGAGGAGTACCGCAACCTCTACTCCATCATCCATCCCAAGTGGGTCTGGACCGAGCACCAGCGCGACATCCGGCGGACGCCGATGTACCACAGCCACGAAGAACGCGACGCCGAGCTGTGGGCCGAGGCCGGCTGGGAGGAGCCACACTGGTTCGACTCGAACGCGGATCTCCTCGCGGAGTACGGCGACCAGATTCCGGATCGTGAGGGCTGGGAGGGCAAATACTACTCGCCGATCGAGGGTGCGGAGGCGCTGAACGTCCGGGACGGCGTCGGGCTTCACGACATGACGTCGTTCAACAAGATGGAGCTCGTCGGGAGCAACGCCGACGAGTTCCTCCAGCATCTGTGTACGAACGACATGGATCTCGACGTTGGACAGATCCGGTACACCCTGATGTGCAACGAGGGCGGTGGCGTCCGCGCCGATGTCACTGTCACCCGGGTCGGCGAGGATCGCTACCTCCTCCTCACCACGGGGCGGGAGGTCGGCAGCAACCACCTCGCATGGGTCCGCAGCCAGGCTCCCGACGACATCGTAGTCAACGACGTGACCTCCAGCCTCGCGGCGATGGTCTGCACCGGCCCCGACGCCAGAAAGACCCTCTCAAAGGTGATCGACGCCGATCTCTCGGACGATGAGTTCCCGTTCTATTCGAGTCAGCAAACCTTTGTGAAAAACATCCCGGTGACCGCGCTCCGGCTGTCGTACGCCGGCGAACTCGGTTGGGAGCTGTACACACCCTCGGAGTACGGCGAACGGCTCTGGGAGCACGTCATGGAGGCAGGCGAGGAGTTCGATATCCGGCCCTACGGCAACGGCGCGCTCGACGCGCTCCGGATCGAGAAGGGCTTTCGACTGTGGGGCGAGGACCTCCACACCGAGCACGATCCCTACGAGGCAGGGCTCGGCTTTGCGGTCGATCTCGATACCGATTTCCTCGGGAAGGAGGCGGTCGAAGCCGCCGCGAACGGCGATATCGACCACGAAGTGGCCTGTCTCACGCTCGACGATCCCGAAAAGACGGTGCTCGCCGATCGGCCGGTGCTCCCGACCGACGGCGACGAGGCGATCGGGTACGTCCACGCCGCCGAGTACGGCTACAGCGTGGGGGCCTGCGTGATCTACACCTACCTTCCGCCCGAGTACGCCGAACCGGGTACGGACGTCGACGTGCGTTACGAGGGTGAGCGCTACGCGGCGACAGTCCGGGAAGAGCCGCTGCTGTGATCGCGGTGTCGGGCGTCCACTGAGGAGCGGTCGGGGGATCGTTTCGGCCACCCCCACAAGCTATACCGTGGCAGTCGTA
This genomic stretch from Halococcus salifodinae DSM 8989 harbors:
- a CDS encoding GcvT family protein, encoding MSNANTLPSEAGTVVIGAGIVGCNTAYHLADLGREDVLVVDRGPLPTTGGSSTHAPGIMFQTDEPKVLSKFATYSRRLYTSLERDEDEPVYNETGGIEVARSDERMDYLQRRVEWAESWGVPDPQLLSPEEVSEKLPQVDPDAIEGGYYSPTDGQASGVRACAALAEEAEEMGAEFVGHTGVEDVETDGDGVRAIVTENGRVECDEVVVATNIWARQLSEKLDIHLPIAPVEHQYTITEPLAELEGSRQDVTDDPVYENYKSVSGDKSEVLLQDPDRPILRDQDNAMYFRTHGDRYGIGSYNHESIVPDPADLGGNEEGGHQASVHDFTEYHLNNATHPDRQEKAPRTASDELLPATEGANLDHKYNGMYSASPNGLPVLGPVQKCDGLWTAAAIWITHAGGAGKALAEWMETGVPRLPDGPIDLRNCNVNRFAPHEGSWDFAKDLGGEEYRNLYSIIHPKWVWTEHQRDIRRTPMYHSHEERDAELWAEAGWEEPHWFDSNADLLAEYGDQIPDREGWEGKYYSPIEGAEALNVRDGVGLHDMTSFNKMELVGSNADEFLQHLCTNDMDLDVGQIRYTLMCNEGGGVRADVTVTRVGEDRYLLLTTGREVGSNHLAWVRSQAPDDIVVNDVTSSLAAMVCTGPDARKTLSKVIDADLSDDEFPFYSSQQTFVKNIPVTALRLSYAGELGWELYTPSEYGERLWEHVMEAGEEFDIRPYGNGALDALRIEKGFRLWGEDLHTEHDPYEAGLGFAVDLDTDFLGKEAVEAAANGDIDHEVACLTLDDPEKTVLADRPVLPTDGDEAIGYVHAAEYGYSVGACVIYTYLPPEYAEPGTDVDVRYEGERYAATVREEPLL